The following proteins are co-located in the Streptomyces sp. NBC_00435 genome:
- a CDS encoding diaminobutyrate--2-oxoglutarate transaminase family protein, producing MTTLTPDEMYTFVEARESGARTYANAFGKLLTEGRGARIRDGHGREYLDCLAAAGTLALGHNHPEVLDKVGEYLTSGQVQQALDLTTPAKYEYLQALYARLPGTMADTFKTQFCGPAGTDATEAAIKLFKTATGRRTVMSFHGAYHGMTAGALALTGNLGAKESVPSLMPDVHHLPYPYDYRCPFGLGGEAGIQAGLTYIERLLTDPESGITRPAAIFVEAVQGEGGVIPAPAAWLRGLREITARLDIPLVLDEIQAGFGRTGTMWAFEESGIEPDAVLVSKAAGGGFPLALLLYHGKYDSWSPGAHAGTFRGNQIALVAGLAGMRVTESEGLIEKAAAKGRLIEGLLGRLAADHPEIGQVRGRGLMWGIEIVDPEGPADHLGTLPADGARAKRVKRACLDHGLLLESGGRHGAVLRLLPPLVITEEEIHEMAAALEKALIDCA from the coding sequence GTGACCACCCTCACGCCGGACGAGATGTACACATTCGTCGAGGCGCGCGAATCGGGCGCCCGGACCTACGCCAACGCCTTCGGCAAGCTCCTCACCGAAGGCCGCGGCGCGCGGATCCGCGACGGGCACGGCCGTGAATACCTGGACTGCCTCGCCGCGGCGGGCACCCTCGCCCTGGGGCACAACCACCCCGAAGTACTGGACAAGGTGGGGGAGTACCTCACCTCCGGTCAAGTCCAGCAGGCGCTGGACCTGACCACCCCGGCCAAGTACGAGTACCTGCAGGCGCTGTACGCACGGCTGCCGGGAACCATGGCCGACACCTTCAAGACGCAGTTCTGCGGACCGGCGGGCACCGACGCCACCGAGGCCGCGATCAAGTTGTTCAAGACCGCCACCGGCCGCCGGACGGTCATGTCCTTCCACGGCGCCTACCACGGGATGACGGCCGGGGCGCTGGCCCTCACCGGCAACCTGGGTGCCAAGGAGTCCGTGCCCTCCCTCATGCCGGACGTCCACCACCTGCCCTATCCCTACGACTACCGCTGCCCCTTCGGACTCGGCGGCGAGGCGGGCATCCAGGCCGGCCTGACCTACATCGAGCGGCTGCTCACCGACCCGGAGAGCGGCATCACCAGACCGGCCGCGATCTTCGTCGAGGCGGTCCAGGGCGAGGGCGGGGTCATCCCCGCGCCGGCCGCCTGGCTGCGCGGGCTGCGGGAGATCACCGCCCGGCTGGACATCCCGCTGGTCCTGGACGAGATCCAGGCCGGATTCGGGCGCACCGGCACCATGTGGGCCTTCGAGGAGTCCGGGATCGAGCCGGACGCTGTCCTCGTGTCCAAGGCAGCCGGCGGCGGCTTCCCGCTGGCGCTGCTGCTCTACCACGGCAAGTACGACTCCTGGTCGCCCGGCGCCCACGCGGGCACCTTCCGCGGCAACCAGATCGCCCTGGTCGCGGGACTCGCCGGGATGCGGGTCACGGAGTCCGAGGGCCTGATCGAGAAGGCCGCCGCCAAGGGCCGGCTGATCGAGGGCCTGCTCGGCCGGCTGGCCGCGGACCACCCGGAGATCGGCCAGGTCCGGGGCCGGGGCCTGATGTGGGGCATCGAGATCGTGGACCCCGAGGGCCCGGCGGACCACTTGGGCACCCTGCCCGCCGACGGCGCCCGGGCCAAGCGCGTCAAGCGGGCCTGCCTGGACCACGGGCTGCTGCTGGAGAGCGGCGGCCGGCACGGCGCCGTACTCCGCCTGCTTCCGCCACTGGTGATCACCGAGGAGGAGATCCACGAGATGGCGGCGGCTCTGGAGAAAGCTCTGATCGACTGCGCCTGA